The following are from one region of the Natronosporangium hydrolyticum genome:
- a CDS encoding DUF305 domain-containing protein yields the protein MVAAVTGLRRTAILAAAAALLVATAACGSESEPAAAPPGEAASVADSLPAADPEHNAADVDFLQLMIDHHQQGLALTGLADERTLREEVQLLAAAIDTTQRDEVTIMTSWLESWDQPTTLDHDSHPDHGHHAHHGGLPATGPEEIEALRTASDADFEQMFLVLLTGHQNSAVELAGIAADGVNPQTQDLAQRIEQSRADQVAHLLRLVGG from the coding sequence GTGGTTGCCGCTGTGACCGGCCTGCGACGTACTGCCATCCTGGCCGCGGCGGCGGCGCTGCTCGTCGCCACCGCGGCCTGCGGCTCGGAGTCGGAGCCGGCCGCGGCGCCGCCCGGTGAGGCAGCTTCGGTGGCCGACTCCCTCCCGGCCGCCGATCCGGAGCACAACGCGGCCGACGTCGACTTCCTACAGCTGATGATCGATCACCATCAACAAGGACTGGCGCTGACCGGCCTCGCCGACGAGCGTACGCTGCGGGAGGAGGTCCAGTTGCTGGCCGCGGCGATCGACACCACTCAGCGGGACGAGGTCACCATCATGACCTCCTGGCTGGAGAGTTGGGACCAGCCGACCACCCTGGACCACGACAGTCACCCCGATCACGGACACCATGCCCATCATGGCGGTCTCCCCGCCACCGGGCCGGAGGAGATCGAGGCACTGCGTACCGCGTCGGACGCGGACTTCGAGCAGATGTTCCTGGTCCTGCTGACAGGGCATCAGAACAGCGCGGTGGAGCTGGCCGGCATCGCCGCCGACGGAGTCAACCCGCAGACCCAGGACCTGGCGCAACGGATCGAGCAGTCCCGCGCCGACCAGGTCGCCCACCTGCTCCGGCTCGTCGGCGGCTGA
- a CDS encoding alpha/beta fold hydrolase, which produces MSNHLDLGNVHLWYDEQGSGPPAVLMHGGFSDSRDFAGNLDTLASRHRLLLPDRRGHGRTADVAGPITIENMAADMVEFIEQVVDGPTALVGYSAGASVALWVAAHRPDLVSSLVMISGAYDPAGLIIRPDAEGEWPPQVIAAYAEVSPDGEAHFPVIAKKIAASVDQGSPLTTTDLGRVTCPSLVMAADDDIVTLEHTIELYRALPAGHLAIVPGASHLLLHEHPGHCTQLIGAFLAGERGPRFMPVSRGGG; this is translated from the coding sequence ATGAGCAACCATCTCGACCTCGGCAATGTCCACCTCTGGTATGACGAACAGGGCTCCGGCCCACCCGCCGTACTGATGCACGGCGGTTTCAGCGACTCCCGCGACTTCGCCGGCAACCTCGACACCCTGGCCTCACGCCACCGGCTGCTGCTGCCGGATCGCCGCGGCCACGGACGCACCGCCGACGTTGCCGGGCCGATCACGATCGAAAACATGGCCGCCGACATGGTCGAATTCATCGAGCAGGTGGTCGACGGCCCGACCGCGTTGGTCGGCTACAGCGCCGGCGCAAGCGTCGCGCTGTGGGTGGCGGCGCACCGGCCCGACCTGGTCTCCTCACTGGTGATGATCAGCGGCGCCTACGACCCGGCCGGCCTGATCATCCGCCCGGACGCAGAGGGAGAGTGGCCACCGCAGGTCATCGCCGCGTACGCGGAGGTCTCGCCGGACGGCGAGGCCCACTTTCCGGTGATCGCGAAGAAGATCGCCGCCTCGGTCGACCAGGGCTCCCCGCTGACCACCACCGACCTTGGCCGGGTGACCTGCCCGTCACTGGTAATGGCTGCCGACGATGACATCGTCACCCTGGAACACACCATCGAGCTGTACCGAGCGCTGCCAGCTGGCCATCTCGCAATCGTGCCCGGCGCCAGCCACCTGCTGCTGCACGAACACCCGGGCCACTGCACCCAGCTCATCGGCGCCTTTCTGGCCGGCGAGCGAGGACCGCGATTCATGCCAGTATCACGCGGCGGAGGCTGA
- a CDS encoding lytic polysaccharide monooxygenase: MRKLLAYSLTLVVTSAAGLVVTAAPASAHGYVSAPPSRQALCAQGAVGDCGPIQFEPQSVEGVKGLRSCDGGLPQFAVLSDESRNWPAQDVGSSVTFTWVFTARHRTADWEYFIGDTRLETVDGGNQQPEAVVSHEVDLSGFSGRQTVLAIWNIGDTPHAFYNCVDVNIGGSGGAPAPTTTPPTTTAPTAPPATAPPAATTAPPATAPPATTAPPNGDAPAPAEGEWVANQAYQAGDEVTFDGERYVCRQSHTSLPGWEPSIFTLALWLPL; the protein is encoded by the coding sequence ATGCGCAAACTACTCGCCTATTCGTTGACACTGGTCGTAACGTCGGCCGCCGGCCTGGTGGTCACCGCCGCGCCCGCCTCCGCCCACGGATACGTCTCCGCGCCTCCCAGCCGCCAGGCGCTCTGTGCGCAAGGGGCGGTCGGCGACTGCGGTCCGATCCAGTTCGAACCGCAGAGTGTGGAGGGCGTGAAGGGGCTGCGCAGCTGCGACGGCGGGCTCCCCCAGTTCGCCGTGCTGAGCGACGAGAGCCGGAACTGGCCGGCCCAGGATGTCGGCAGCTCGGTGACCTTCACCTGGGTCTTCACCGCCCGCCACCGGACCGCCGACTGGGAGTACTTCATCGGCGACACCCGGCTGGAGACTGTCGACGGTGGCAACCAGCAGCCGGAGGCGGTCGTATCGCACGAGGTCGACCTCTCCGGGTTCTCCGGCCGCCAGACTGTGCTCGCCATCTGGAACATCGGCGACACCCCGCACGCCTTCTACAACTGCGTCGACGTGAACATCGGTGGTAGCGGCGGTGCCCCAGCGCCGACGACCACACCGCCGACCACCACCGCTCCCACCGCGCCGCCCGCGACTGCCCCGCCGGCCGCCACCACCGCGCCACCTGCCACCGCGCCACCTGCCACGACGGCCCCGCCGAACGGCGACGCGCCGGCACCGGCGGAGGGTGAGTGGGTGGCCAACCAGGCGTACCAGGCCGGCGACGAGGTCACCTTCGACGGAGAGCGGTACGTGTGCCGCCAGTCGCACACCTCGCTGCCCGGCTGGGAGCCGTCGATCTTCACCCTCGCGCTGTGGTTGCCGCTGTGA
- a CDS encoding sensor histidine kinase, with translation MRLTVARLALAITTMVALAFLVPLAMLTRQVAHDQAVAEARAQAAAVVVALAVDPSPALLEQAVASTAAGSAGRLAVHLPDQPPIGSSRAEPADIAGTVPDRRPALIEYADGLAYLQPSVLAGDQTAVIEVYLPHGEIYRGVWPAWLGLAGLAVVLVIGSTLVADRLGARLVRATRDLAAGARKLGTGDLTVQVVPAGPPELRDAAQAFNTMAGDMRRLIDDERNLAADLSHRLRTPMTALRLDVEALPRGPVADRMTQAFDLLDDELEAIITGARRSAAARPGHPTDLVEVLADRLAFWSVLAEDQGRETSVVGGDRPVRVPVPRDELILAIDALLGNVFAHTPEQTAFRVTVGPNGLVVEDAGPGIADPAAAVRRGASGSGSTGLGLDIAQRVAGAVGGRLEIGRSQLGGARIALLLPPRSGGPGRLEGTGTT, from the coding sequence ATGAGGCTTACTGTTGCCCGACTCGCCCTGGCGATCACCACGATGGTGGCGCTGGCGTTCCTGGTGCCGCTGGCGATGCTCACCCGGCAGGTCGCCCACGACCAAGCGGTCGCCGAGGCCCGAGCCCAGGCCGCGGCGGTGGTGGTGGCGCTCGCCGTCGACCCCAGTCCGGCGCTGTTGGAGCAGGCGGTGGCGAGCACCGCCGCCGGCAGCGCCGGTCGGCTCGCGGTCCACCTGCCGGACCAACCGCCGATCGGGTCGAGCCGGGCGGAGCCCGCCGACATCGCCGGTACCGTACCGGACCGGCGGCCGGCCCTGATCGAATACGCCGACGGTCTGGCCTACCTGCAGCCCAGCGTGCTGGCGGGGGACCAGACCGCGGTGATCGAGGTGTACCTGCCCCACGGTGAGATCTACCGGGGGGTGTGGCCGGCGTGGCTAGGGCTCGCCGGGTTGGCGGTCGTGCTGGTGATCGGCTCGACGCTGGTCGCCGACCGACTCGGCGCCCGGCTGGTCCGCGCCACCCGCGACCTGGCCGCGGGCGCCCGCAAGCTGGGCACGGGTGACCTCACGGTCCAGGTAGTCCCCGCCGGGCCGCCGGAGCTGCGCGACGCCGCGCAGGCGTTCAACACCATGGCCGGTGACATGCGACGACTCATCGACGATGAGCGGAACCTCGCCGCCGACCTGTCGCACCGGCTACGGACGCCGATGACCGCACTGCGACTGGACGTCGAGGCGCTCCCCCGCGGCCCGGTGGCGGACCGGATGACGCAGGCGTTCGACCTGCTCGACGACGAACTGGAGGCGATCATCACCGGAGCCCGACGCAGCGCCGCCGCCCGCCCCGGCCACCCCACCGACCTGGTGGAGGTGCTGGCCGACCGGCTGGCCTTCTGGTCGGTGCTCGCCGAGGACCAGGGGCGGGAGACATCGGTGGTCGGGGGTGACCGGCCGGTGCGCGTGCCGGTGCCGCGGGACGAGCTGATCCTCGCCATCGACGCGTTGCTCGGCAACGTCTTCGCCCACACCCCAGAACAGACCGCGTTCCGGGTCACGGTGGGCCCGAACGGGCTGGTGGTGGAGGACGCCGGGCCGGGCATCGCCGACCCGGCGGCGGCGGTACGCCGAGGGGCTAGCGGCAGCGGCTCGACCGGGCTCGGGTTGGACATCGCCCAGCGGGTCGCCGGTGCCGTCGGCGGGCGGCTCGAGATCGGCCGCAGCCAGCTCGGCGGAGCCCGGATCGCGCTGCTGCTGCCACCCCGATCCGGCGGCCCGGGCCGCCTCGAAGGCACCGGTACGACGTAA
- a CDS encoding MFS transporter, producing MGSAGLLALVATYGIGRQAYGLFVPTFRQEFSLSLDVLGFYASAAQAGYLVATVVTGVLTARFGPRVPVVAGCLLLAVGAAVAASAPGPVLLAVGIIAAGTSAGGAWAPFSDAVSNQVPLSGSRRALALVNAGSPVGLVVASGLVLVAGDQWRAAWWGFAVIGLVAAAVAWRVLSPAGAGPAVASPRPRIGWFFHTRSVRLFVVTVGVSITSGAFFAYAPDTAQADGLGSWIGPAMWAALGVAGAAVGVFGGGIADRYGLRRPLAVALVMVGASTLLLLVAPGSVAAALGSAALFGIGFTTGFAFVVMWSQQVFHDRPTTGFTLVIIFIAAGFIIGPSLFGVLATYVGRPEALLAAAVPALLVALVPPAAEDRFRA from the coding sequence GTGGGCAGTGCCGGTCTGCTGGCGTTGGTGGCGACGTATGGCATCGGCCGGCAGGCGTACGGGTTGTTCGTGCCGACCTTCCGGCAGGAGTTCAGCCTGTCCCTGGATGTCCTGGGTTTCTACGCCAGCGCAGCCCAGGCCGGCTACCTGGTGGCCACGGTAGTCACCGGTGTGCTCACGGCCCGGTTCGGGCCTCGCGTGCCGGTGGTGGCCGGGTGTCTGCTGCTGGCGGTCGGCGCGGCCGTAGCCGCGTCGGCGCCGGGCCCGGTGCTGCTTGCCGTAGGGATCATCGCGGCGGGTACGAGCGCCGGTGGAGCGTGGGCGCCGTTCTCAGATGCGGTCAGCAATCAAGTCCCGTTGTCCGGGAGCCGGCGCGCCCTGGCGCTGGTCAATGCCGGCTCGCCGGTCGGGCTGGTGGTCGCCAGCGGCCTCGTGCTGGTCGCCGGAGACCAGTGGCGGGCCGCGTGGTGGGGGTTCGCAGTGATCGGGCTGGTGGCGGCTGCGGTGGCCTGGCGGGTGCTGTCACCAGCCGGGGCGGGCCCGGCTGTGGCCAGCCCACGGCCCCGGATCGGGTGGTTCTTCCACACGCGGTCGGTCCGCCTGTTCGTCGTCACCGTGGGGGTATCGATCACCTCTGGCGCCTTCTTCGCCTACGCCCCTGACACGGCGCAAGCCGATGGTCTGGGGAGCTGGATCGGGCCGGCGATGTGGGCGGCCCTGGGAGTCGCCGGAGCCGCGGTGGGGGTGTTCGGCGGCGGGATCGCCGACCGGTACGGCCTGCGCCGGCCGCTGGCGGTGGCGCTCGTCATGGTGGGTGCCTCGACGCTGTTGCTGCTGGTCGCGCCCGGCTCCGTGGCCGCCGCTTTGGGGTCGGCTGCCCTGTTCGGTATTGGTTTCACCACGGGGTTCGCCTTCGTGGTGATGTGGAGCCAACAGGTCTTCCACGACCGCCCGACCACCGGATTCACCCTTGTCATCATATTTATCGCGGCCGGGTTCATCATCGGGCCGAGCCTCTTCGGTGTGCTGGCCACCTACGTTGGCCGTCCTGAAGCGCTGCTCGCCGCAGCCGTACCTGCGCTGCTGGTCGCACTGGTGCCGCCGGCGGCCGAGGACCGCTTCCGGGCCTGA
- a CDS encoding response regulator transcription factor, whose product MATILLVEDDQIVAAALTHALVDAGHVVLRASRATEALRIVADDRPELVILDLGLPDIDGADALRMIRGISDVPVIVATARRSELDIISLLNAGADDYVTKPFSGGHLLARIAAVRRRGRPVRPDAPNRIVVGPLVIDAQSREVHLDGAEIQLTRREFDLLAYLATRKGQVVSRRELLAEVWQLARAGEEQTVDVHISWLRRKLGETGAEPRFLRTVRGVGVKLVEPQR is encoded by the coding sequence ATGGCGACCATCCTGCTGGTCGAGGACGACCAGATCGTCGCGGCTGCGTTGACCCACGCCCTGGTCGACGCCGGCCACGTCGTCCTGCGGGCGTCGCGCGCGACCGAGGCGCTGCGGATCGTCGCGGACGACCGGCCCGAGCTGGTGATCCTGGACCTGGGGCTACCGGATATCGACGGGGCCGACGCGCTACGGATGATCCGCGGCATCTCGGACGTCCCGGTGATCGTCGCGACCGCCCGCCGCTCCGAGCTGGACATCATCAGCCTGCTCAACGCCGGCGCGGACGACTATGTCACCAAGCCGTTCTCGGGCGGTCACCTGCTGGCCCGGATCGCCGCCGTCCGCCGCCGTGGCCGGCCGGTACGCCCGGACGCGCCGAACCGGATCGTCGTCGGCCCACTGGTGATCGACGCGCAGAGCCGGGAGGTTCACCTCGACGGCGCGGAGATCCAGCTGACCCGGCGGGAGTTCGACCTGTTGGCGTACCTCGCCACCCGCAAAGGGCAAGTAGTCAGCCGGCGGGAGCTGCTGGCCGAGGTCTGGCAACTGGCCCGGGCCGGCGAGGAGCAGACCGTGGACGTACACATCTCGTGGCTACGCCGCAAGCTGGGTGAGACCGGGGCCGAGCCCCGGTTCCTGCGAACCGTCCGGGGTGTCGGTGTCAAGCTGGTGGAACCGCAGCGATGA